One window of Desulfarculus baarsii DSM 2075 genomic DNA carries:
- a CDS encoding acetate--CoA ligase family protein yields MSDQAAQSQIHRLVNPRGVAFFGASNNFVSMGTNMLNSLLVMGFEGPIYPVHRSESVVLGHKAYRSVLDLPEAPDLAVIVLPTKLVAETLEQCGQKGVRQAVICSGGFREVGPEGAALERQLVDTAEKWGIRFVGPNCLGVVNTHHKLSTMFHSYNGRPGFVGMASQSGSFVTQMFDYLEPLGLGFSTCFSVGNSANVDLVDCLEHLGDDPNTKVVAMYVEALSRGRRFVEVCRRVSQKKPVVAYYVGGTETGGKAGLSHTGSLAGPDALYDGVFRQCGVVRAQSIEELFDFCAVLGQCPPPRGDRVVIQTHSGGPGAVCADTCGRVGLKLPDLAPTTVQALAPYIPVTGNVNNPVDLTFSRSPMDYLKYIPEILLADENTDALLMYFLFAKGRMISQQVNAGLSPEEAQREVENSFVEQSQAIVEAVRQSGKPFVGFSFRIQDEAFVQMVRRMGLPIISSPERAARAMAALVRRERMRKKIAASIAAETETMAAAN; encoded by the coding sequence ATGAGCGATCAAGCGGCGCAAAGCCAAATCCATCGCCTGGTCAACCCGCGCGGCGTGGCCTTTTTCGGCGCGTCCAACAACTTTGTCAGCATGGGCACCAACATGCTCAACTCCCTGCTGGTGATGGGCTTCGAGGGGCCGATCTACCCGGTGCACCGCAGCGAAAGCGTTGTCCTGGGCCACAAGGCCTATCGTAGCGTGCTCGATCTGCCCGAGGCGCCCGACCTGGCCGTCATCGTCCTGCCCACCAAGCTGGTGGCCGAGACCTTGGAGCAGTGCGGCCAAAAGGGCGTGCGTCAGGCCGTGATCTGCTCGGGCGGCTTTCGCGAGGTCGGCCCCGAGGGCGCGGCGCTGGAGCGCCAGTTGGTGGACACGGCCGAGAAATGGGGCATCCGTTTCGTGGGGCCCAACTGCCTGGGCGTGGTCAACACCCACCACAAGCTCAGCACCATGTTCCACAGCTACAACGGCCGTCCCGGCTTCGTGGGCATGGCCTCGCAGAGCGGCAGCTTCGTCACCCAGATGTTCGACTATCTAGAGCCGCTGGGCCTGGGCTTCAGCACCTGTTTCAGCGTGGGCAATTCGGCCAACGTGGATTTGGTCGACTGCCTGGAGCACCTGGGCGACGATCCCAACACCAAGGTCGTGGCCATGTACGTCGAGGCCCTGAGCCGGGGGCGGCGCTTCGTGGAGGTCTGCCGCCGGGTCAGCCAGAAAAAGCCGGTGGTGGCCTACTACGTGGGCGGCACCGAGACCGGCGGCAAGGCCGGCCTGAGCCATACCGGCTCGTTGGCCGGCCCCGACGCCCTTTACGACGGCGTTTTCCGCCAATGCGGGGTGGTGCGGGCCCAGTCCATCGAGGAGCTTTTTGATTTTTGCGCGGTGCTGGGCCAGTGCCCGCCGCCCCGGGGCGACCGGGTGGTGATCCAGACCCACTCGGGCGGGCCGGGCGCGGTCTGCGCCGACACCTGTGGCCGCGTCGGCCTGAAGCTGCCCGATCTGGCTCCCACGACGGTCCAGGCCTTGGCGCCGTACATACCAGTCACGGGAAACGTCAACAATCCCGTTGACTTGACCTTCAGCCGCAGCCCCATGGACTATCTGAAGTATATCCCCGAGATCCTGCTGGCCGACGAAAACACCGACGCCCTGCTGATGTATTTTCTCTTTGCCAAGGGCCGCATGATCAGCCAGCAGGTCAACGCCGGCCTGAGCCCGGAAGAGGCCCAGCGCGAGGTGGAAAACTCGTTCGTCGAGCAGAGCCAGGCCATCGTCGAGGCCGTGCGGCAAAGCGGCAAGCCCTTCGTGGGCTTCTCGTTCCGCATCCAGGACGAAGCCTTTGTCCAGATGGTGCGGCGCATGGGCCTGCCCATCATTTCCAGCCCGGAGCGGGCGGCCAGGGCCATGGCCGCCTTGGTGCGCCGGGAGCGGATGCGCAAG
- a CDS encoding acetate--CoA ligase family protein, giving the protein MKEVELLIKSASDSGQAALSEYDSKKVLAAYGVPVTREILAGSADEAIAAAQVLGGPVALKACSAKLLHKTERGAVRLGLRQPADIARAFAELMALEPDLDGVLVQEMVSGARELVMGLKRDAQFGPCVMLGLGGVLTEILADTAFRAAPIDAIEARDMCDQLRGKAMLGAFRGQAPADMDALCAALVGLGRIGLDLPAVSEIDVNPLIIDANGRLAAVDALVVLGRA; this is encoded by the coding sequence GTGAAAGAAGTCGAACTGTTGATTAAATCAGCTTCGGATTCAGGACAGGCCGCATTATCCGAGTATGATTCAAAGAAGGTCTTGGCCGCCTACGGCGTTCCCGTCACCCGCGAGATCCTGGCCGGATCGGCCGACGAGGCCATCGCCGCCGCCCAGGTCCTGGGCGGGCCGGTGGCCCTGAAGGCCTGTTCGGCCAAACTCTTGCACAAGACCGAGCGTGGCGCGGTGCGCCTTGGCCTGCGCCAGCCCGCCGACATCGCCCGCGCCTTCGCTGAACTGATGGCCCTGGAGCCCGACCTGGACGGCGTGCTGGTGCAGGAGATGGTTTCGGGCGCGCGCGAACTGGTCATGGGCCTCAAGCGCGACGCCCAGTTCGGCCCCTGCGTGATGCTGGGCCTGGGCGGCGTGCTCACCGAGATCCTGGCCGACACGGCCTTTCGCGCCGCGCCCATCGACGCCATCGAGGCCCGCGACATGTGCGACCAACTGCGCGGCAAGGCCATGCTGGGCGCTTTTCGCGGCCAGGCCCCGGCCGACATGGACGCCCTTTGCGCGGCGTTGGTCGGCCTGGGCCGCATCGGCCTGGATCTGCCCGCCGTCAGCGAAATCGACGTCAACCCGTTGATCATCGACGCCAATGGCCGCCTGGCGGCCGTCGACGCCCTGGTGGTGCTGGGGAGGGCCTGA